From Rhododendron vialii isolate Sample 1 chromosome 10a, ASM3025357v1, the proteins below share one genomic window:
- the LOC131304519 gene encoding F-box protein CPR1-like isoform X3, giving the protein MENQEEQKQRRRTKNERKQQRRREEYSLAAAASNYGDELLQSKAGSESKLTDIELKSVTQGFLELKIKGMAIVCELPEDVLMDILSRVPAKSLLQWKSVSKHWYSLIRNPKFISLHHTRAQPGEILFLTRQVDEGTQVAWALIFSPTAFGNLNLSCIDRNVHLSDSCNGLLCFQNASKMVIYNPAIKELRQLPLPCRQKERSSYLGFTFDPKANDYKAIKFFTRNCYACDRLPIPRVSFNMEDHFHCHKTKCMCKRPVCFPKVYVYALSTDTWRQTDAVVPDYCIYHVSQCYRCASSDGVFYWLAHDHGAGFMHICVFRTSEELFESIPLPGIFRLQLLSNLCLLKDSLALVMSDVYGPGSQRVDTCFDIWVMDEYGVQESWTKKYTTGALLGCHDALGFRPNAEVLLTRTNYRQMVSYDLSTHNIVEYDPLRVTPESSLVNEVLPYAESLISVKRLTSKKKKSTSKKKKSTSKKKNSKF; this is encoded by the exons ATGGAAAAccaggaggagcagaagcagcgCCGGCGGAccaaaaatgaaaggaaacagCAGCGCCGCCGCGAGGAATACTCTCTCGCCGCCGCGGCCTCCAACTACGGCGATGAACTCCTCCAGTCTAAGGCCGGAAGCGAAAGCAAGTTGACTGATATCGAGTTGAAGTCCGTAACGCAGGGGTTCCTCG AGTTAAAAATCAAGGGAATGGCGATTGTATGCGAGCTGCCAGAAGACGTGTTGATGGACATTCTGTCTAGGGTTCCAGCCAAATCCCTCCTTCAGTGGAAATCTGTCTCAAAACACTGGTACTCTCTCATCCGAAACCCTAAATTTATCTCCCTCCACCACACCCGCGCCCAGCCAGGCGAAATACTCTTCCTCACACGACAAGTCGACGAGGGGACTCAAGTTGCGTGGGCCTTGATCTTCAGCCCAACCGCGTTCGGAAATCTAAACTTATCTTGCATCGATCGAAACGTTCACCTCTCCGACTCTTGCAACGGCCTCCTGTGTTTCCAAAACGCCTCCAAAATGGTGATATATAACCCTGCTATCAAAGAATTGAGGCAACTCCCTTTACCCTGTCGCCAAAAAGAACGTAGCAGCTACTTAGGGTTTACGTTTGATCCCAAAGCTAATGATTATAAAGCTATTAAATTCTTCACTCGTAACTGTTATGCTTGTGATAGACTACCTATTCCACGCGTAAGCTTTAACATGGAAGACCATTTCCACTGCCACAAAACCAAGTGCATGTGTAAAAGGCCTGTTTGTTTTCCCAAGGTCTATGTCTATGCCCTGAGTACAGATACCTGGAGACAGACGGACGCAGTTGTGCCCGATTATTGTATCTACCATGTTTCTCAGTGCTATCGTTGTGCATCTTCAGATGGGGTTTTCTATTGGCTAGCTCACGATCATGGTGCTGGTTTCATGCATATTTGTGTGTTTCGTACGTCTGAGGAATTGTTCGAAAGCATACCCTTGCCCGGCATCTTTCGTCTTCAATTGTTGTCAAACCTTTGCCTTCTGAAGGATTCCCTTGCCCTTGTTATGTCAGACGTTTATGGTCCTGGCTCCCAGCGGGTGGACACATGCTTTGACATATGGGTAATGGATGAATACGGAGTTCAGGAGTCTTGGACAAAAAAGTACACTACTGGAGCCCTCTTAGGATGTCACGATGCATTGGGATTTCGGCCAAATGCTGAGGTTCTTCTGACGAGGACGAACTATAGACAGATGGTGTCGTACGACCTTAGCACTCATAACATAGTCGAGTATGACCCCTTACGTGTTACGCCGGAATCAAGCTTGGTAAATGAAGTTCTCCCGTACGCAGAGAGCTTGATTTCAGTCAAGAGACTGACTTCGAAGAAGAAAAAATCGacttcaaagaagaagaaatcgacTTCTAAGAAGAAGAATTCGAAGTTTTGA
- the LOC131304521 gene encoding F-box protein CPR1-like: MENREGQKQRRRTKNEKKQQRRREEYSLAAAASDSGDGLLQSKAGSESKLTDIQLKSVTQGFLELEIKGMAIVDKLPEDVLMDILSRMPAKSLLQWKSVSKHWYSLIRNPKFISLHHTRAKPGEILFLTRQVGDMIQIAWTLIASPTTFGNIDLSFIDRNVQLADSCNGVLCFQNASKIVICNPAIKEFRQLHLPFHQKERSSYLGFTFDPKANDYKAIKFVTRNCYPCDRLPYPRIGAAMEEHFNCPKTVCKCKKPVCFPNVYVYALSTDAWRQTDAVVPNYCIYHVPQCYRCTSSDGVFYWLAHDHAADAMHICVFRTSEELFESIPLPGIFRLKLLSNLCLLKDSLALALSDLHGLGSRRVDTCFDIWVMDEYGVQESWTKKYTTGPLLGCHDALGFRPNAEVLLTRHNYRQLVSYDLSAHNIVEYDPLVNTPEAQLVNEVLHYAESLISVKRLTSKKKKSTLKKKKKSISKKKNSISKC; this comes from the exons ATGGAAAACCGGGAGGGGCAGAAACAGCGCCGGCggaccaaaaatgaaaaaaaacagcAGCGCCGCCGCGAGGAATACTCTCTCGCCGCCGCGGCCTCCGACTCCGGCGATGGACTCCTCCAGTCTAAGGCCGGAAGCGAAAGCAAGTTGACTGATATCCAGTTGAAGTCCGTTACGCAGGGATTCCTCG AGTTGGAAATCAAGGGTATGGCGATTGTAGACAAGCTGCCAGAAGATGTGCTGATGGACATTCTGTCGAGGATGCCAGCCAAATCCCTCCTTCAATGGAAATCTGTCTCAAAACACTGGTACTCTCTCATCCGAAACCCTAAATTTATCTCCCTCCACCACACCCGCGCCAAGCCAGGCGAAATACTCTTCCTCACACGACAAGTCGGCGACATGATTCAAATTGCGTGGACCTTGATCGCCAGCCCAACCACGTTCGGAAATATAGACTTATCTTTCATCGATCGAAACGTTCAACTCGCTGACTCTTGCAACGGTGTCCTCTGTTTCCAAAACGCCTCCAAAATCGTGATATGTAACCCTGCTATCAAAGAATTCAGGCAACTCCATTTACCCTTTCACCAAAAAGAACGTAGCAGCTACTTAGGGTTTACGTTTGATCCCAAAGCTAATGATTATAAAGCTATTAAATTCGTCACTCGTAACTGTTATCCTTGTGATAGACTGCCTTATCCACGCATAGGCGCAGCCATGGAAGAGCATTTCAACTGCCCCAAAACCGTGTGCAAGTGTAAGAAGCCTGTTTGTTTTCCCAACGTCTATGTCTACGCCCTGAGTACCGATGCCTGGAGACAGACGGATGCGGTTGTGCCCAATTATTGTATCTATCATGTTCCTCAGTGCTATCGTTGTACGTCTTCGGATGGGGTTTTCTACTGGCTAGCTCACGATCATGCTGCTGATGCTATGCATATTTGTGTGTTTCGCACATCCGAGGAATTGTTCGAAAGCATACCCTTGCCCGGCATCTTTCGCCTTAAATTGTTGTCTAACCTTTGCCTTCTGAAGGATTCCCTTGCTCTTGCTCTGTCAGACCTTCATGGTCTTGGCTCCCGGCGGGTGGACACGTGCTTTGACATATGGGTAATGGATGAATATGGAGTTCAGGAGTCCTGGACAAAGAAGTATACTACTGGACCCCTCTTAGGATGTCATGATGCATTGGGATTTCGGCCCAATGCTGAGGTTCTTCTGACGAGGCACAATTATAGACAGTTGGTGTCGTACGACCTTAGCGCTCACAACATAGTAGAGTATGACCCATTAGTGAATACGCCAGAAGCACAGTTGGTAAATGAAGTCTTGCACTATGCAGAGAGCTTGATTTCAGTCAAGAGACTGacttcaaagaagaagaaatcgactttgaagaagaagaagaaatcgatTTCTAAGAAAAAGAATTCGATTTCGAAGTGTTGA
- the LOC131304519 gene encoding F-box protein CPR1-like isoform X2, translating into MENQEEQMQRRRIKNEKKQQRRREECSLASAASNDPDGLLQSKAGSESKLTDIELKSVTKGFLELKIKGMAIVCELPEDVLMDILSRVPAKSLLQWKSVSKHWYSLIRNPKFISLHHTRAQPGEILFLTRQVDEGTQVAWALIFSPTAFGNLNLSCIDRNVHLSDSCNGLLCFQNASKMVIYNPAIKELRQLPLPCRQKERSSYLGFTFDPKANDYKAIKFFTRNCYACDRLPIPRVSFNMEDHFHCHKTKCMCKRPVCFPKVYVYALSTDTWRQTDAVVPDYCIYHVSQCYRCASSDGVFYWLAHDHGAGFMHICVFRTSEELFESIPLPGIFRLQLLSNLCLLKDSLALVMSDVYGPGSQRVDTCFDIWVMDEYGVQESWTKKYTTGALLGCHDALGFRPNAEVLLTRTNYRQMVSYDLSTHNIVEYDPLRVTPESSLVNEVLPYAESLISVKRLTSKKKKSTSKKKKSTSKKKNSKF; encoded by the exons ATGGAAAACCAGGAGGAGCAGATGCAGCGCCGGCggatcaaaaatgaaaaaaaacagcAGCGCCGCCGCGAGGAATGCTCTCTCGCCTCCGCGGCCTCCAATGACCCCGATGGGCTCCTCCAGTCGAAGGCCGGAAGCGAAAGCAAGTTGACTGATATCGAGTTGAAGTCCGTTACGAAGGGGTTCCTCG AGTTAAAAATCAAGGGAATGGCGATTGTATGCGAGCTGCCAGAAGACGTGTTGATGGACATTCTGTCTAGGGTTCCAGCCAAATCCCTCCTTCAGTGGAAATCTGTCTCAAAACACTGGTACTCTCTCATCCGAAACCCTAAATTTATCTCCCTCCACCACACCCGCGCCCAGCCAGGCGAAATACTCTTCCTCACACGACAAGTCGACGAGGGGACTCAAGTTGCGTGGGCCTTGATCTTCAGCCCAACCGCGTTCGGAAATCTAAACTTATCTTGCATCGATCGAAACGTTCACCTCTCCGACTCTTGCAACGGCCTCCTGTGTTTCCAAAACGCCTCCAAAATGGTGATATATAACCCTGCTATCAAAGAATTGAGGCAACTCCCTTTACCCTGTCGCCAAAAAGAACGTAGCAGCTACTTAGGGTTTACGTTTGATCCCAAAGCTAATGATTATAAAGCTATTAAATTCTTCACTCGTAACTGTTATGCTTGTGATAGACTACCTATTCCACGCGTAAGCTTTAACATGGAAGACCATTTCCACTGCCACAAAACCAAGTGCATGTGTAAAAGGCCTGTTTGTTTTCCCAAGGTCTATGTCTATGCCCTGAGTACAGATACCTGGAGACAGACGGACGCAGTTGTGCCCGATTATTGTATCTACCATGTTTCTCAGTGCTATCGTTGTGCATCTTCAGATGGGGTTTTCTATTGGCTAGCTCACGATCATGGTGCTGGTTTCATGCATATTTGTGTGTTTCGTACGTCTGAGGAATTGTTCGAAAGCATACCCTTGCCCGGCATCTTTCGTCTTCAATTGTTGTCAAACCTTTGCCTTCTGAAGGATTCCCTTGCCCTTGTTATGTCAGACGTTTATGGTCCTGGCTCCCAGCGGGTGGACACATGCTTTGACATATGGGTAATGGATGAATACGGAGTTCAGGAGTCTTGGACAAAAAAGTACACTACTGGAGCCCTCTTAGGATGTCACGATGCATTGGGATTTCGGCCAAATGCTGAGGTTCTTCTGACGAGGACGAACTATAGACAGATGGTGTCGTACGACCTTAGCACTCATAACATAGTCGAGTATGACCCCTTACGTGTTACGCCGGAATCAAGCTTGGTAAATGAAGTTCTCCCGTACGCAGAGAGCTTGATTTCAGTCAAGAGACTGACTTCGAAGAAGAAAAAATCGacttcaaagaagaagaaatcgacTTCTAAGAAGAAGAATTCGAAGTTTTGA
- the LOC131304519 gene encoding F-box protein CPR1-like isoform X1 has protein sequence MENQEEQKQRRRTKNERKQQRRREEYSLAAAASNYGDELLQSKAGSESKLTDIELKSVTQGFLEMKIKRMAIVCELPEDVLMDLLSRVPAKSLLQWKSVSKHWYSLIRNPKFITLHHTRAQPGEILSLTRQVDERTQVAWALILSPTAFGNLNSSSIDRNVHLSDSCNGVLCFQNASKMVIYNPAIKELRQLPLPCRQKERSSYLGFTFDPKANDYKAIKFFTRNCYACDRLPIPRVSFNMEDHFHCHKTKCMCKRPVCFPKVYVYALSTDTWRQTDAVVPDYCIYHVSQGYRCTSSDGVFYWLAHDHGADFMHICVFRTSEELFESIPLPGIFRLQLLSNLCLLKDSLALVLSDVYGPGSQRVATCFDIWVMDEYGVQESWTKKYTTRTLLGCHDALGFRPNAEVLLTRRNYRQMVSYDLSTHNIVEYDPLRDTPESSLVNEVLPYAESLISVKRLTSKKKKSTSKKKKSTSKKKNSTSKC, from the exons ATGGAAAAccaggaggagcagaagcagcgCCGGCGGAccaaaaatgaaaggaaacagCAGCGCCGCCGCGAGGAATACTCTCTCGCCGCCGCGGCCTCCAACTACGGCGATGAACTCCTCCAGTCTAAGGCCGGAAGCGAAAGCAAGTTGACTGATATCGAGTTGAAGTCCGTAACGCAGGGGTTCCTCG AGATGAAAATCAAGCGAATGGCGATTGTATGCGAGCTGCCAGAAGACGTGTTGATGGACCTTCTGTCTAGGGTTCCAGCCAAATCCCTCCTTCAGTGGAAATCTGTCTCAAAACACTGGTACTCTCTCATCCGAAACCCTAAATTTATCACCCTCCACCACACCCGCGCCCAGCCAGGCGAAATACTCTCCCTCACACGACAAGTCGACGAGCGGACTCAAGTTGCGTGGGCCTTGATCCTCAGCCCAACCGCGTTCGGAAATCTAAACTCATCTTCCATCGATCGAAACGTTCACCTCTCCGACTCTTGCAACGGCGTCCTCTGTTTCCAAAACGCCTCCAAAATGGTGATATATAACCCTGCTATCAAAGAATTGAGGCAACTCCCTTTACCCTGTCGCCAAAAAGAACGTAGCAGCTACTTAGGGTTTACGTTTGATCCCAAAGCTAATGATTATAAAGCTATTAAATTCTTCACTCGTAACTGTTATGCTTGTGATAGACTACCTATTCCACGCGTAAGCTTTAACATGGAAGACCATTTCCACTGCCACAAAACCAAGTGCATGTGTAAAAGGCCTGTTTGTTTTCCCAAGGTCTATGTCTATGCCCTGAGTACAGATACCTGGAGACAGACAGACGCGGTTGTGCCCGATTATTGTATCTACCATGTTTCTCAGGGCTATCGTTGTACATCTTCGGATGGGGTTTTCTACTGGCTAGCTCACGATCATGGTGCTGATTTCATGCATATTTGTGTGTTTCGTACGTCTGAGGAATTGTTCGAAAGCATACCCTTGCCCGGCATCTTTCGTCTTCAATTGTTGTCTAACCTTTGCCTTCTGAAGGATTCGCTTGCTCTTGTTCTGTCAGACGTTTATGGTCCTGGCTCCCAGCGGGTGGCAACATGCTTTGATATATGGGTAATGGATGAATACGGAGTTCAGGAGTCTTGGACAAAAAAGTACACTACTAGAACCCTCTTAGGATGTCACGATGCATTGGGATTTCGGCCAAATGCTGAGGTTCTTCTGACAAGGCGCAACTATAGACAGATGGTGTCGTATGACCTTAGCACTCATAACATAGTAGAGTATGACCCATTACGGGATACGCCGGAATCAAGCTTGGTAAATGAAGTTCTCCCGTATGCAGAGAGCTTGATTTCAGTCAAGAGACTGActtcgaagaagaagaaatcgacttcgaagaagaagaaatcgacTTCTAAGAAGAAGAATTCGACTTCGAAGTGTTGA